The genomic segment TTATTTGGATCTATCTGGAGTGCTGATAGTAGTGTATATGCTTCACCATGGGATGGGGCTTCCTTCACCTTTAATGGTAAACAGCTATACTCGCTGAGGGCTTCTGTCAGTTTTCCTGCATTCTTACCTATTAAAGCTGAATAGGATGTATAATCATCTATGATAACGTTAGTTAAAATATTCCCAATATAACCAGCAAATGTGGCTAACCATCCACCTCCCAGCACTCCATACCATACAGGGGAAATTTTCATGTCTCCCCTAAATGTCGTCAAACCAAGATATTCTTTGCCATACTTATACTTCTCTATTTTGAATATTTGAAGTTGAGGGAAAAGGGCTTTATTTTTAGTTCCCAAGTATAGAGTATCTTCAGCGAGGGTAACGGCGTTCATTTCCTCAGAAAAGATCTCTGGTTTATTTATGGTCAGATCAGAAATAGCGTCCATAACTTTAATGAAAAAGTCACATATGGATTCATCATCTTTTATTGTAAAACTTAGATTTGAGGATAGCGGTTTACCAACCCACTTATAATCATTTATGTTAAATCTGAGTGGAGGAGATGGTAAAACATCTTTTCCATAAACCTTCTTCCTAACTTCATGTATATTCACTATGCGATTAAATGTTTTCGGTATTAAGGATTGTGGAGGTTCATTTATCACAACCATGTCGTTTTCAATATTGTAATCAGCATAAGATTCTGCTGCAGCAATTACTGCAAAAATGAATGTTAATCTCCTTGCAGTAGAATATTCCAACGGTGGGATTCTTATTATAGTCTTATTTTCACTCATTGAAGTTCACCATCCAACTAAATATTCTTCGCCGCTTGAAAGTTTTATTTTATATGCTAAAAATTCCCCATCCTCTTTAGACACTTTAGCCTTCTTTGCAGCGAATTCCAGATGACTATATACTAATGCAGCGTTAATTAAAGGTAATCCTATTAATTTAGGATCCTTGACATATCTCCAATCATAAAATGTAAAGACTTCTATTTCCCCACTATCTAAAGGTTCTATTTTCAAATTTTCTCGGAGTGGAATTAAAAATCTTGTAGTGATTTCTTTCGTATATATTTCGTCAGCAAATCCTTCTTCAACATTTGATACACTAATAATTGACTCCTTATCTCCCAGTCTCGTCATTGACCATGCAGATATTACGATTTCCTCCATCCATTTACTGCCAAGTTTCTCTTCACTCTTTATGGGATCAAATACGTATAGCAAGTTAATAGGTGGTTCAGGCCTCAAAGTACCTCCTAAATATATCCTTTGGTATGCAAAGGCATCGCTTTTTATCCTCTTTTCTTCTTCTCTATAAAACCACATTTTTGTTATGCTTGAATATGGTATCAATGGTCCTGAGACGGTAATGTACACTCCTTTTATTATGGGAACTAGAAGTGCCGGGGTGTATGTAGCTCCAGATTCGCTATGTCCTCTAATTTTTGCAAGAGGATATGATAGTGCTCCAATTATTGTAGTTGGAGGTGGTATTTTGAATGATGGTCTACTTCTAGTTCCCGTTACTACACCAGCATTTATAGTGGATGAGGGGAAAATATCAACTTTTATAAAAAAAGGATTTATGTTTTTATTCATGGATAGCCCCTCACAACAGTTTAAATGTTTCATCGATTAGTTTTTCGAAAAACTCTTCTGGTGTATCGGTTACAATAACTCCTTCTATCACTTTTCCATAACTTATCATGCTTGCTTTTCCATTTATACCAAATTTTTCCAATAAACTTGTCACTTTCTTCACTTTTTGAACGGTTAGATCGATGTAATCTTTCCTTTGGGGTGGTAAAGGTGTTAATGGTAATGGCTTTGACACTACCCCGACTAAACTTTCTATATCTAGAAAAGGATTAAATCTACTCCTTTTTGCTCCATATAATTGAAGACCCATTGTCATGGCTAATGCGAGTAAAGCTGTTTTTATCCTTCTGTTCTTCTCTTGTTCACTCACCACTTGTTCTCTTTTCACCATACTTGTAACACCTATGTTTGAAACATCTAGCTGCATTGTAATGCCATATACCGCAGATGCTATTTCTACATAATATAGCATCTGAGCCTCTCTCTCCTCCTCTTTTTTAC from the Candidatus Methanomethylicota archaeon genome contains:
- the cas5a gene encoding type I-A CRISPR-associated protein Cas5a gives rise to the protein MNKNINPFFIKVDIFPSSTINAGVVTGTRSRPSFKIPPPTTIIGALSYPLAKIRGHSESGATYTPALLVPIIKGVYITVSGPLIPYSSITKMWFYREEEKRIKSDAFAYQRIYLGGTLRPEPPINLLYVFDPIKSEEKLGSKWMEEIVISAWSMTRLGDKESIISVSNVEEGFADEIYTKEITTRFLIPLRENLKIEPLDSGEIEVFTFYDWRYVKDPKLIGLPLINAALVYSHLEFAAKKAKVSKEDGEFLAYKIKLSSGEEYLVGW